One segment of Pseudophryne corroboree isolate aPseCor3 chromosome 10, aPseCor3.hap2, whole genome shotgun sequence DNA contains the following:
- the FAM118B gene encoding protein FAM118B isoform X4: MASALNLKSERLMLIEDGIPPPKKPRLDLVFSRKLLPSLKTKKPQELVLVIGTGISAAVAPQVPALKSWKGLIQALLDAANDFDLLEEEESKKFQKCLHEDKNLIHVAHDLIQKLSPRTSNVRSTFFKDCLYEVFDDLESKMEDSGKQLLQSVLQLMENGALVLTTNFDNLLEIYAFHQGKQLESIDLTDEKKVLEWAQEKKKLSVLHIHGVYTNPSGIVLHPAGYQNVLRNTEVMREIQKLYETKSFLFLGCGRTVDDTTFQALFLEAVKHKSDLEHFMLVRKEDVDEFKKLRENMLDKGIKVISYGTEYTDLPEYFERLANEISTKGRTGMSRHLPQRNGPSLANCQNKGYSCYQELHYEEEEEASCESKYQVQPFPIEEPTKPVGDRSTQTEQEHTASSSASLETHDSLLLDSTWTNCSHKEVPHAAEPCQSTPSSDPTPRTFEEHLKSFIDTQEGLRRGIMQKMSALHIDLCQLTMGVNKNSAIFRRMLKMETDRNILLSQMSTNIGKLAASLQLLATQQNANQRELRSLFDLQRAMHPADIYTSPAETPDNQPVASMVMLTPPSTQYRYSMRARKDTRQSPAKRGRK; the protein is encoded by the exons ACTGGATCTTGTGTTTTCCAGAAAGCTCTTACCAAGCCTAAAAACCAAAAAACCCCAGGAACTGGTATTAGTCATCGGAACAGGAATCAGCGCGGCCGTAGCGCCCCAGGTCCCTGCACTGAAGTCTTGGAAAGGGCTAATCCAGGCCCTGCTCGATGCTGCTAATGATTTTGACCTCCTAGAAGAAGAAGAGAGCAAAAAATTCCAGAAATGTCTCCATGAGGACAAGAATCTCATTCATGTGGCCCATGACCTCATCCAGAAGCTGTCTCCG CGGACAAGTAATGTGCGCTCCACCTTCTTCAAGGACTGTTTATATGAAGTATTTGATGACCTCGAGTCAAAGATGGAAGACTCAGGGAAGCAGTTACTGCAGTCCGTGTTGCAGCTAATGGAAAATGGTGCCTTGGTCCTGACAACCAATTTCGACAATTTGCTGGAGATCTACGCCTTTCATCAGGGAAAACAGCTGGAGTCCATAGACCTCACAGATGAAAAGAAG GTACTAGAATGGGCTCAGGAGAAGAAGAAACTAAGTGTCCTACACATCCACGGGGTGTACACCAACCCCAGCGGGATCGTCCTTCACCCGGCCGGATACCAGAACGTTCTGAGGAACACGGAGGTCATG AGGGAAATCCAGAAGCTGTATGAGACCAAGTCCTTCCTGTTCCTGGGCTGCGGCCGCACCGTGGACGATACAACGTTCCAGGCGCTGTTTCTGGAGGCGGTGAAACATAAGTCAGACTTGGAACATTTCATGTTGGTTCGTAAGGAGGATGTGGATGAGTTCAAGAAGCTGCGGGAGAACATGTTGGACAAGGGCATTAAGGTCATCTCCTATGGCACGGAGTACACTGATTTACCCGAGTACTTTGAGAGACTGGCGAACGAAATCTCCACCAAAGGACGTACAG GGATGAGCAGACATCTCCCTCAGAGAAATGGCCCAAGCCTTGCAAATTGTCAGAATAAAG GGTATTCATGTTATCAGGAATTACActacgaggaggaggaggaggcatcttGTGAGTCCAAGTACCAGGTTCAACCATTTCCGATCGAGGAGCCAACAAAGCCTGTAGGGGACCGGTCCACACAGACGGAGCAAGAGCATACTGCCTCATCTTCAGCGTCTTTGGAAACACATGACAGTCTCCTTTTGGACTCCACATGGACAAACTGTTCCCATAAAGAAGTTCCACACGCAGCGGAGCCATGCCAGAGTACTCCATCCAGTGACCCAACTCCAAGGACCTTTGAGGAGCATCTCAAGAGCTTTATTGACACACAGGAGGGACTGAGAAGGGGAATAATGCAAAAGATGAGCGCATTGCACATAGACTTATGCCAGCTGACCATGGGCGTTAACAAAAATAGCGCAATATTTAGGAGAATGTTAAAGATGGAGACGGACCGAAACATTTTGCTCTCACAGATGAGTACGAACATTGGGAAATTGGCCGCAAGTCTGCAGCTCTTGGCTACCCAACAGAATGCCAACCAGAGAGAGTTGCGTTCCCTGTTTGACTTGCAGAGAGCAATGCACCCGGCGGACATCTACACTTCACCAGCAGAAACCCCAGACAATCAACCTGTAGCATCTATGGTCATGTTAACTCCTCCGTCCACCCAATACCGCTACTCCATGCGAGCCAGAAAGGACACAAGACAGAGTCCTGCAAAAAGAGGGCGAAAATAA
- the FAM118B gene encoding protein FAM118B isoform X5, which translates to MASALNLKSERLMLIEDGIPPPKKPRKLLPSLKTKKPQELVLVIGTGISAAVAPQVPALKSWKGLIQALLDAANDFDLLEEEESKKFQKCLHEDKNLIHVAHDLIQKLSPRTSNVRSTFFKDCLYEVFDDLESKMEDSGKQLLQSVLQLMENGALVLTTNFDNLLEIYAFHQGKQLESIDLTDEKKVLEWAQEKKKLSVLHIHGVYTNPSGIVLHPAGYQNVLRNTEVMREIQKLYETKSFLFLGCGRTVDDTTFQALFLEAVKHKSDLEHFMLVRKEDVDEFKKLRENMLDKGIKVISYGTEYTDLPEYFERLANEISTKGRTGMSRHLPQRNGPSLANCQNKGYSCYQELHYEEEEEASCESKYQVQPFPIEEPTKPVGDRSTQTEQEHTASSSASLETHDSLLLDSTWTNCSHKEVPHAAEPCQSTPSSDPTPRTFEEHLKSFIDTQEGLRRGIMQKMSALHIDLCQLTMGVNKNSAIFRRMLKMETDRNILLSQMSTNIGKLAASLQLLATQQNANQRELRSLFDLQRAMHPADIYTSPAETPDNQPVASMVMLTPPSTQYRYSMRARKDTRQSPAKRGRK; encoded by the exons AAAGCTCTTACCAAGCCTAAAAACCAAAAAACCCCAGGAACTGGTATTAGTCATCGGAACAGGAATCAGCGCGGCCGTAGCGCCCCAGGTCCCTGCACTGAAGTCTTGGAAAGGGCTAATCCAGGCCCTGCTCGATGCTGCTAATGATTTTGACCTCCTAGAAGAAGAAGAGAGCAAAAAATTCCAGAAATGTCTCCATGAGGACAAGAATCTCATTCATGTGGCCCATGACCTCATCCAGAAGCTGTCTCCG CGGACAAGTAATGTGCGCTCCACCTTCTTCAAGGACTGTTTATATGAAGTATTTGATGACCTCGAGTCAAAGATGGAAGACTCAGGGAAGCAGTTACTGCAGTCCGTGTTGCAGCTAATGGAAAATGGTGCCTTGGTCCTGACAACCAATTTCGACAATTTGCTGGAGATCTACGCCTTTCATCAGGGAAAACAGCTGGAGTCCATAGACCTCACAGATGAAAAGAAG GTACTAGAATGGGCTCAGGAGAAGAAGAAACTAAGTGTCCTACACATCCACGGGGTGTACACCAACCCCAGCGGGATCGTCCTTCACCCGGCCGGATACCAGAACGTTCTGAGGAACACGGAGGTCATG AGGGAAATCCAGAAGCTGTATGAGACCAAGTCCTTCCTGTTCCTGGGCTGCGGCCGCACCGTGGACGATACAACGTTCCAGGCGCTGTTTCTGGAGGCGGTGAAACATAAGTCAGACTTGGAACATTTCATGTTGGTTCGTAAGGAGGATGTGGATGAGTTCAAGAAGCTGCGGGAGAACATGTTGGACAAGGGCATTAAGGTCATCTCCTATGGCACGGAGTACACTGATTTACCCGAGTACTTTGAGAGACTGGCGAACGAAATCTCCACCAAAGGACGTACAG GGATGAGCAGACATCTCCCTCAGAGAAATGGCCCAAGCCTTGCAAATTGTCAGAATAAAG GGTATTCATGTTATCAGGAATTACActacgaggaggaggaggaggcatcttGTGAGTCCAAGTACCAGGTTCAACCATTTCCGATCGAGGAGCCAACAAAGCCTGTAGGGGACCGGTCCACACAGACGGAGCAAGAGCATACTGCCTCATCTTCAGCGTCTTTGGAAACACATGACAGTCTCCTTTTGGACTCCACATGGACAAACTGTTCCCATAAAGAAGTTCCACACGCAGCGGAGCCATGCCAGAGTACTCCATCCAGTGACCCAACTCCAAGGACCTTTGAGGAGCATCTCAAGAGCTTTATTGACACACAGGAGGGACTGAGAAGGGGAATAATGCAAAAGATGAGCGCATTGCACATAGACTTATGCCAGCTGACCATGGGCGTTAACAAAAATAGCGCAATATTTAGGAGAATGTTAAAGATGGAGACGGACCGAAACATTTTGCTCTCACAGATGAGTACGAACATTGGGAAATTGGCCGCAAGTCTGCAGCTCTTGGCTACCCAACAGAATGCCAACCAGAGAGAGTTGCGTTCCCTGTTTGACTTGCAGAGAGCAATGCACCCGGCGGACATCTACACTTCACCAGCAGAAACCCCAGACAATCAACCTGTAGCATCTATGGTCATGTTAACTCCTCCGTCCACCCAATACCGCTACTCCATGCGAGCCAGAAAGGACACAAGACAGAGTCCTGCAAAAAGAGGGCGAAAATAA